A portion of the Stigmatella aurantiaca DW4/3-1 genome contains these proteins:
- a CDS encoding DsbA family oxidoreductase, translated as MSLRIRLYSDFVCPFCFIAERSILLRLQKEYAVDVDWRGFELHPEIPLGGTTMERLFPGRSQAMRAQVEGFAEGFGFKNMQVPERVNNTRRALAVAEWARDQGRLEAFHQAATDAYWRHNADLEDPAVVARLASQIGLSPEEARQAMEAPEYLTRVDALRAEATAAGVKSIPTFLIGEGRVVGCQPYEVLAAAVLRAGATPRS; from the coding sequence ATGTCCCTGCGCATCCGCCTGTACTCGGATTTCGTCTGCCCCTTCTGCTTCATCGCAGAGCGGAGCATCCTCCTGCGACTGCAGAAGGAGTACGCCGTGGACGTGGATTGGCGGGGCTTCGAGCTGCACCCGGAGATTCCCCTGGGGGGCACGACGATGGAGCGGCTCTTTCCGGGCCGCTCCCAGGCCATGCGCGCACAGGTCGAGGGTTTCGCCGAGGGCTTCGGCTTCAAGAACATGCAGGTGCCCGAGCGGGTCAACAACACCCGCCGGGCGCTCGCCGTGGCCGAGTGGGCGCGGGATCAGGGGCGCCTGGAGGCGTTCCACCAAGCCGCCACCGACGCCTACTGGCGGCACAACGCGGACCTGGAGGACCCGGCCGTCGTGGCACGGCTGGCCTCGCAAATAGGCCTGTCGCCCGAGGAGGCCCGCCAGGCGATGGAGGCCCCCGAGTACCTGACGCGCGTGGATGCACTGCGCGCGGAGGCGACCGCCGCGGGCGTGAAGAGCATCCCCACCTTCCTCATCGGCGAAGGCCGGGTGGTGGGCTGCCAGCCTTACGAAGTGCTTGCCGCGGCAGTGCTGCGGGCAGGCGCGACGCCCCGGTCGTGA